The following coding sequences lie in one Chitinivibrionales bacterium genomic window:
- a CDS encoding sugar transferase — protein MPVRFIEKALTFLFDVIAFNVAFATAFWIRYRSNFFPETFRPDLEFFTYIPFSGLLVITASWVVLFFFTGLYRDWYKESRLDEFFVVVRTILIGIFFLFLITSASQIMQFAQSGEVSVLFTRTKFAVIATYAASILFFATADRFLMHSLLAWLFCKGIGVSRVLIIGAQESGLKLLDEIKHYPQLGYEVKGFIDDDGRLTGARCGGLPVYGTYSDIPAVVRKERITGLIVSHVSGSANEILKIVNYCGELRLIIYMVPSLMDVITGHLKTHQIFGVPLMVLLSDHMPAWEAQIKRLIDIAVSFCILAIGSPLWLALAAVIRLTSPGPAVYNQERVGRNGKPFIMHKFRSMYNDAEKRTGPMWAKKKDPRITPVGRFLRKTRLDEIPQFINVLKGEMSLVGPRPERAFFIQQLSQEIPWYVRRIKMKPGITGWAQVKHKYDASIEDVKQKVLYDLYYFENMSLMLDFKIMLHTILVVFTGKGAH, from the coding sequence ATGCCCGTCAGATTCATCGAAAAAGCCCTCACGTTTCTCTTCGACGTCATCGCCTTTAATGTGGCATTTGCCACCGCCTTCTGGATACGGTATAGGAGCAATTTTTTCCCGGAAACCTTCCGTCCCGATCTTGAATTCTTCACCTACATCCCCTTTAGCGGTCTTCTCGTCATTACGGCGAGTTGGGTGGTGCTTTTCTTTTTCACCGGTCTTTACCGTGACTGGTACAAGGAGTCCCGGCTCGACGAATTCTTTGTGGTGGTCCGCACTATTCTCATCGGAATCTTTTTTCTTTTCCTGATAACGAGCGCCTCGCAAATCATGCAATTCGCCCAGAGCGGGGAAGTGTCCGTGCTTTTCACGAGGACCAAATTCGCGGTCATTGCAACGTATGCGGCAAGCATCCTTTTTTTCGCCACGGCAGACCGCTTTCTGATGCACAGCCTTCTTGCATGGCTGTTTTGCAAGGGCATCGGCGTCAGCAGGGTGCTCATCATCGGTGCGCAGGAGTCGGGCTTGAAATTGCTTGACGAAATAAAACATTACCCCCAGCTCGGTTACGAGGTGAAGGGCTTCATCGACGACGACGGCAGGCTCACGGGTGCCAGGTGCGGCGGGCTCCCGGTGTATGGGACCTATTCCGACATCCCGGCGGTGGTGAGAAAAGAAAGGATCACAGGCCTCATCGTTTCGCACGTGTCAGGATCAGCCAACGAGATCCTCAAGATCGTTAATTACTGCGGCGAGCTCAGGCTGATCATCTACATGGTTCCTTCGCTCATGGACGTGATCACCGGCCACCTCAAGACGCACCAGATATTCGGCGTGCCGCTCATGGTGCTCCTGTCCGACCATATGCCGGCATGGGAGGCGCAGATAAAGCGCCTCATCGACATCGCGGTCTCGTTCTGCATCCTGGCAATCGGCTCGCCTCTCTGGCTCGCGCTCGCCGCCGTCATCCGCCTTACGTCGCCGGGCCCCGCGGTTTACAACCAGGAGCGCGTGGGCCGCAACGGAAAGCCGTTCATCATGCACAAGTTCCGCTCAATGTACAACGACGCGGAAAAACGCACCGGTCCCATGTGGGCAAAGAAGAAAGACCCGCGCATCACACCGGTCGGGAGGTTCCTGCGCAAGACCAGGCTCGACGAGATCCCCCAGTTCATCAACGTGCTCAAGGGTGAAATGAGCCTTGTGGGTCCGCGGCCGGAGCGCGCATTTTTCATCCAGCAACTGTCGCAGGAAATCCCCTGGTATGTCCGGCGCATTAAAATGAAACCGGGCATCACGGGCTGGGCGCAGGTGAAGCACAAATACGACGCGTCGATCGAGGACGTGAAACAAAAAGTGCTTTACGACCTGTATTATTTCGAAAACATGTCTCTCATGCTCGATTTCAAGATCATGCTGCACACCATACTCGTTGTGTTCACGGGCAAGGGGGCGCATTGA
- the nikR gene encoding nickel-responsive transcriptional regulator NikR, which yields MSNLYRFGVSLEKSLIDEFDKHIKDRNYKNRSEAIRDLIREDLVKKQWLCGNEVAGAVVMSYDHHKRELVNRLMDIQHDFQPLIISSQHIHIDHHNCLEIIAVKGKAREVEKLASLLKAQKGVKHVALSMSTTGVALK from the coding sequence ATGAGCAACCTCTACCGTTTCGGCGTCTCGCTTGAAAAAAGCCTTATCGACGAGTTTGACAAGCATATAAAGGACAGGAACTATAAAAACCGGTCCGAGGCGATACGCGACCTTATCCGTGAAGACCTGGTCAAAAAACAATGGCTCTGCGGCAACGAGGTGGCGGGCGCCGTGGTCATGAGCTACGATCATCACAAGCGCGAGCTCGTGAACAGGCTCATGGACATCCAGCATGATTTTCAGCCGCTTATCATATCGAGCCAGCATATCCATATAGACCATCACAACTGCCTCGAGATCATCGCGGTGAAGGGCAAGGCGCGCGAGGTGGAGAAGCTCGCAAGCCTTCTCAAGGCGCAGAAGGGCGTAAAGCATGTTGCCCTGAGCATGTCGACGACGGGGGTGGCGCTGAAATAG